The proteins below are encoded in one region of Amycolatopsis acidiphila:
- a CDS encoding PASTA domain-containing protein — MGEGVGPWREGREAWARLAGWSGAPPSPADDSALIALTDVGVVRRLLDQAEFEAVRAARGQGKSWSEIAIRLGVTRQSAWERWRDVDESPARDPAGDVATDLVRGAIEGAPSAVALRRRRRSSVQVPNVIGLSWDDARALLHREDLVPVGPDPDGPPLPTLSGPDGVVVDQSPESGAKVPPGSTVRLWLERGGGSGVREPRRPRPDPKSGRKMRDEVTDETVN; from the coding sequence ATGGGTGAAGGTGTGGGCCCTTGGCGGGAGGGCCGGGAGGCGTGGGCACGGCTCGCGGGGTGGTCCGGCGCACCGCCGAGCCCGGCCGACGACAGCGCCCTGATCGCGCTCACCGACGTCGGGGTGGTGCGGCGGCTGCTCGACCAGGCCGAGTTCGAGGCGGTGCGCGCTGCCCGCGGACAGGGCAAGTCGTGGTCGGAGATCGCGATCAGGCTCGGGGTGACGCGCCAGTCGGCGTGGGAGCGGTGGCGGGACGTGGACGAGAGCCCGGCCCGCGACCCGGCGGGGGACGTCGCGACCGACCTCGTCCGCGGGGCCATCGAGGGCGCCCCGTCCGCGGTCGCACTGCGGCGGCGCCGGCGCTCGTCGGTGCAGGTCCCGAACGTGATCGGCCTGTCGTGGGACGACGCCCGCGCCTTGCTGCACCGCGAGGATCTGGTGCCGGTCGGGCCGGACCCGGACGGCCCGCCCCTGCCCACCCTGAGCGGGCCCGACGGCGTGGTCGTCGACCAGAGCCCGGAGTCCGGCGCGAAGGTGCCGCCGGGCTCGACGGTGAGGCTGTGGCTGGAACGCGGCGGCGGCTCCGGCGTGCGCGAGCCACGCCGCCCGAGGCCGGACCCGAAGTCGGGCCGCAAGATGCGGGA
- a CDS encoding ABC transporter substrate-binding protein — translation MSPTRRSFLCGAGGSLALSLTGCSALNGNRQAAPGPAGPGGPEKNEVGMGLLASQSSAAAKIAEKDGYFAAQGLTVRMKVFASGPTAFPALLNGELDFVVTNYVSFFQAVAQRTLAAKIIANGNAATENSTVVMAAPDAGIAAPRDLVGKKVGIQQSGSVAELLLRATLQDHGVDQNSVRYLPIKFTDAAAAIASKQIDAAVEIEPFLTQAARTQHLVPVLSLGAGPTADMPLAGCIALDSFIHDHPKTVTAMQKALDQGQAAAADRAKLVEVLPELTGVDAQTVRLLAMDHYPTTLSAPDLQRAITLMQTYAGQAAGLRAETLIVPSPA, via the coding sequence ATGAGTCCGACGCGCCGGAGTTTCCTGTGCGGGGCCGGGGGTTCGCTCGCCCTGTCGCTGACCGGATGCTCGGCACTCAACGGCAACCGGCAGGCGGCCCCCGGGCCGGCCGGGCCGGGCGGGCCGGAGAAGAACGAGGTCGGCATGGGGTTGCTGGCCAGCCAGTCCAGTGCCGCGGCGAAGATCGCGGAGAAGGACGGCTACTTCGCGGCGCAGGGACTCACCGTCCGGATGAAGGTGTTCGCCTCGGGGCCGACCGCGTTCCCGGCGCTGCTCAACGGGGAGCTCGACTTCGTGGTGACCAACTACGTGTCGTTCTTCCAGGCGGTCGCGCAGCGGACGCTGGCGGCGAAGATCATCGCGAACGGCAACGCGGCCACGGAGAACTCGACCGTGGTGATGGCCGCGCCGGACGCCGGGATAGCGGCGCCGCGGGACCTGGTGGGCAAGAAGGTGGGCATCCAGCAGAGCGGTTCGGTGGCGGAGCTGTTGCTGCGCGCCACGCTGCAGGACCACGGGGTGGACCAGAACTCAGTGCGGTACCTGCCGATCAAGTTCACCGACGCGGCCGCGGCCATCGCGAGCAAGCAGATCGACGCCGCGGTGGAGATCGAGCCGTTCCTCACCCAGGCGGCCCGCACGCAGCACCTGGTGCCCGTGCTGTCGCTGGGCGCCGGGCCGACGGCGGACATGCCGCTCGCCGGGTGCATCGCGCTCGACAGCTTCATCCACGACCACCCGAAGACGGTGACCGCGATGCAGAAGGCGCTCGACCAGGGCCAGGCGGCGGCCGCGGACCGGGCGAAGCTGGTCGAGGTGCTGCCGGAGCTGACGGGCGTCGACGCGCAGACCGTGCGGCTGCTGGCGATGGACCACTACCCGACGACGCTCAGCGCGCCCGACCTCCAGCGGGCGATCACGCTGATGCAGACCTACGCCGGGCAGGCGGCGGGCCTGCGGGCCGAGACGCTGATCGTGCCGAGCCCCGCCTGA
- a CDS encoding AfsR/SARP family transcriptional regulator, whose translation MEFRVLGPLEARGDDGPVELGGPRQRAVLAALLLRANSPLSLGELSAAVWDEPPDAAGSNLRTYVARLRRLLRTSSGSRLLTTHAGYQLVLEPGELDLEVFSGHVEQAKQSLAAGDAATAVDCFDRAARLWRGAPLSGAAETLTLRAEADRLGQLRVAVTEQSVRAKLELGRHDEAVSQLRPLTVAYPLAEELWALLMLALYRGGRQADALAVFAEARRRLVHEIGVEPGPRLRRMQERVLAADPLLHEGTRARAGAHHQLPPDIAEFTGREDEFATLRAQLDAAGEAAVVITVVEGMAGVGKTRFAVHAAHRLVRAGRFAEIQLWADLRGFDPVAAPADPGEVLADFLELLGVSRDRVPPALEQRAALYRDRLAGRRVLVLLDNAADEEQVRPLVPGGTAACLVLVTSRRALADLDGAQSLPLDVLRPAEALALLGRIAGADRVEAEPRQSARVVDLCGRLPIALTLAARRLRARPLWMVGTLADRLAADTRRLDELAGRNRAVRASFELSYRGLEPGPRRMFRLLGLHPGDDSTAWAAAALAGSSPDEAEVWLEHLLDEHLVQQVVPGRYRQHDLLRAFAREKADDDAAVRRLLSWYLHTAAAATHALDPRARRAPLDPIERPPHVPAFAGRDEALAWCHAERANLVAAVRVAAEREPALGWRLAASLLGYFYLSKHWDDWLATHHAALGAVAGTERLGEATIRSGLGVACSDLRRFPEALEHHRAAAALFEGVVAPQAQAWNLNNLGVVHSDVHRFAEAAECHRAALEIFRTLGDERGEGISLNNLGDAHRQRHELAAAHDCLRQALALQRRAGDPDAQRFTLCSLGDLHRDLGERDRALGYYREALSLSRERADDWGVARLLVRVADLLDGAQVRRCLGEALEILTGLGDPQADALRARLAQTSP comes from the coding sequence ATGGAGTTCCGGGTGCTGGGTCCCCTGGAAGCCCGCGGCGACGACGGCCCCGTCGAGCTCGGCGGTCCCCGGCAGCGGGCCGTGTTGGCCGCGTTGTTGTTGCGCGCCAACAGTCCGCTGAGCCTCGGGGAGCTGTCCGCCGCCGTCTGGGACGAGCCGCCGGACGCGGCCGGGTCGAACCTGCGCACCTATGTCGCGCGGCTGCGGCGGCTGCTGCGGACGAGCAGCGGGTCGCGCCTGCTGACCACCCACGCCGGGTACCAGCTGGTCCTCGAGCCGGGGGAGCTGGACCTGGAGGTGTTCTCCGGGCACGTCGAGCAGGCGAAGCAGTCGCTGGCAGCGGGGGACGCCGCGACGGCCGTGGACTGCTTCGACCGTGCCGCGCGGCTGTGGCGGGGCGCGCCGCTGTCGGGGGCGGCGGAGACCCTGACGCTGCGCGCCGAGGCCGACCGCCTCGGCCAGTTGCGGGTCGCGGTCACCGAGCAGAGCGTGCGGGCGAAGCTCGAACTGGGCCGCCACGACGAGGCGGTGTCGCAGCTGCGGCCGCTGACGGTGGCGTACCCGCTGGCGGAGGAGCTGTGGGCGTTGCTGATGCTCGCGCTCTACCGGGGCGGCCGGCAGGCCGACGCCCTCGCGGTGTTCGCGGAGGCGAGGCGCAGGCTGGTGCACGAGATCGGTGTCGAGCCGGGGCCGCGGCTGCGCCGGATGCAGGAACGGGTTCTCGCCGCGGACCCGCTGCTGCACGAAGGGACGCGGGCGCGCGCGGGTGCGCATCACCAGCTTCCGCCGGACATCGCGGAGTTCACCGGCCGGGAGGACGAGTTCGCGACGTTGCGGGCACAGCTCGACGCCGCGGGCGAAGCGGCGGTCGTCATCACCGTCGTCGAGGGCATGGCCGGGGTCGGCAAGACCCGGTTCGCGGTGCACGCCGCACACCGGCTGGTGCGGGCCGGCCGGTTCGCCGAGATCCAGCTGTGGGCCGATCTCCGCGGGTTCGACCCGGTCGCCGCGCCTGCCGATCCCGGCGAGGTGCTGGCGGACTTCCTGGAGCTGCTCGGCGTTTCGCGCGACCGGGTCCCGCCGGCGCTCGAGCAGCGCGCGGCGCTCTACCGCGACCGGCTCGCGGGCAGGCGGGTGCTGGTGCTGCTGGACAACGCCGCGGACGAGGAGCAGGTGCGGCCACTGGTGCCGGGGGGCACCGCGGCCTGCCTCGTGCTGGTGACCAGCCGGCGGGCACTGGCCGACCTCGACGGCGCGCAGTCGCTGCCCCTGGACGTGCTCCGCCCGGCCGAGGCGCTCGCCCTGCTGGGCCGGATCGCGGGCGCCGACCGGGTCGAGGCCGAACCCCGGCAGTCGGCGCGGGTGGTGGATCTGTGCGGACGGCTGCCGATCGCCCTCACCCTCGCCGCCCGCCGGCTCCGTGCGCGTCCACTGTGGATGGTGGGCACGCTCGCGGACCGGCTCGCCGCGGACACCCGGCGGCTGGACGAGCTCGCCGGGCGGAACAGGGCCGTGCGGGCGAGCTTCGAGCTGTCCTACCGGGGGCTCGAACCGGGCCCGCGGCGGATGTTCCGGTTGCTGGGCCTGCATCCCGGTGACGACAGCACCGCGTGGGCGGCCGCCGCGCTGGCCGGGTCGTCCCCGGACGAGGCGGAAGTGTGGCTGGAACACCTGCTGGACGAACATCTCGTGCAGCAGGTCGTGCCGGGCCGGTACCGGCAGCACGACCTGCTGCGGGCCTTCGCCCGGGAGAAGGCGGACGACGACGCGGCGGTCCGGCGGCTGCTGAGCTGGTACCTGCACACCGCGGCGGCGGCGACGCACGCGCTCGACCCCCGGGCCCGGCGCGCGCCGCTCGACCCCATCGAGCGGCCGCCGCACGTGCCCGCCTTCGCCGGCCGCGACGAGGCGCTGGCGTGGTGCCACGCCGAGCGGGCCAACCTGGTCGCCGCCGTGCGCGTCGCGGCGGAACGTGAGCCCGCGCTCGGGTGGCGGCTGGCCGCGAGCCTGCTCGGCTACTTCTACCTCAGCAAGCACTGGGACGACTGGCTCGCCACCCACCACGCCGCGCTCGGCGCCGTCGCCGGGACGGAACGCCTTGGCGAGGCGACGATCCGCAGCGGGCTCGGGGTGGCCTGCAGCGACCTGCGGCGGTTCCCCGAAGCGCTCGAACACCACCGCGCGGCCGCGGCCCTGTTCGAAGGGGTGGTGGCGCCGCAGGCCCAGGCGTGGAACCTGAACAACCTCGGGGTGGTGCACAGCGACGTCCACCGGTTCGCCGAGGCGGCCGAATGCCATCGCGCCGCGCTGGAGATCTTCCGCACGCTCGGGGACGAGCGAGGTGAGGGCATCAGCCTGAACAACCTCGGGGACGCCCACCGTCAGCGCCACGAGCTCGCCGCCGCGCACGACTGCCTGCGCCAGGCACTGGCCCTGCAGCGGCGGGCGGGCGACCCCGACGCGCAGCGGTTCACCCTGTGCAGTCTGGGGGATCTGCACCGCGACCTCGGCGAGCGGGACCGCGCGCTCGGGTACTACCGGGAAGCGCTTTCGCTGAGCCGGGAGCGGGCGGACGACTGGGGTGTCGCGCGGCTGCTCGTCCGCGTCGCCGACCTGCTCGACGGCGCGCAGGTGCGGCGGTGCCTGGGCGAGGCACTGGAAATCCTCACCGGCCTGGGCGATCCGCAGGCGGACGCGTTGCGGGCGCGGCTGGCCCAGACCTCTCCGTAG
- a CDS encoding undecaprenyl-diphosphate phosphatase, translated as MTYLEAIVVGAFQGVTELFPVSSLGHSVLIPALVGGRWAHDLDVSSAESPYLAFIVGLHVATAAALLVFFWRDWVRIIGGFFTSIRHRRIQTPAERLAWLIILATIPVGISGLLLEHLFRTVLGKPIPAASFLIANGLVLYVGERLRRKASDPAPASGGGATTVASDVRLSRLTFGRGVLIGSAQILALLPGISRSGVTMVAGLLRGLSHEDAARFSFLLATPVILAAGALKIPDLTGPLGIGIHGPILAGSVASFVSAYLAVRFLTRYFHTRTLTPFAIYCVAAGGASLLWLTLA; from the coding sequence CTGACCTACCTCGAAGCCATCGTCGTGGGCGCCTTCCAGGGCGTCACCGAACTGTTCCCCGTCTCCAGCCTCGGGCACAGCGTGCTCATCCCCGCCCTCGTCGGCGGCCGCTGGGCCCACGACCTCGACGTGTCCTCAGCCGAATCGCCCTACCTCGCGTTCATCGTCGGGCTGCACGTGGCCACCGCCGCCGCACTGCTGGTGTTCTTCTGGCGCGACTGGGTCCGGATCATCGGCGGGTTCTTCACCTCGATCCGCCACCGCCGCATCCAGACCCCGGCCGAGCGGCTGGCGTGGCTGATCATCCTGGCCACCATCCCCGTCGGGATCTCCGGCCTGCTGCTGGAACACCTCTTCCGCACCGTGCTCGGCAAGCCGATCCCCGCCGCGAGCTTCCTGATCGCCAACGGCCTCGTGCTCTACGTCGGCGAACGACTGCGCCGTAAAGCCTCGGACCCCGCACCGGCGAGCGGCGGTGGGGCCACGACCGTCGCGTCCGACGTCCGGCTCTCCCGCCTCACGTTCGGCCGCGGCGTGCTCATCGGCTCGGCGCAGATCCTCGCCCTGCTGCCGGGCATCAGCCGGTCCGGGGTGACGATGGTCGCCGGCCTGCTGCGCGGACTGTCCCATGAGGACGCCGCCCGGTTCTCGTTCCTGCTCGCCACCCCGGTCATCCTCGCCGCCGGCGCGCTGAAGATCCCCGACCTCACCGGCCCGCTCGGCATCGGCATCCACGGCCCGATCCTCGCCGGCAGCGTCGCGTCGTTCGTCAGCGCCTACCTCGCCGTCCGGTTCCTCACCCGCTACTTCCACACCCGCACGCTCACCCCGTTCGCGATCTACTGCGTCGCCGCGGGAGGGGCGAGTCTGCTCTGGCTCACCCTCGCCTGA
- a CDS encoding YciI family protein translates to MRFLMMHRLDESLPEAWNPSQEFIAKMGAFIQDWTERGILITAEGVHPSEKGALVRKNRGAAPTTTDGPFTEAKEIIGGFALINAKDKAQAVEYARQYVELFDEVEVEVRQVVEFDELPG, encoded by the coding sequence ATGCGGTTTCTGATGATGCACCGGCTTGACGAGAGCCTGCCCGAGGCGTGGAACCCGAGCCAGGAGTTCATCGCGAAGATGGGCGCGTTCATCCAGGACTGGACCGAGCGCGGGATCCTGATCACCGCCGAGGGCGTCCACCCGTCGGAGAAGGGGGCGCTGGTCCGCAAGAACCGCGGTGCGGCGCCCACCACGACCGACGGGCCGTTCACCGAGGCCAAGGAGATCATCGGTGGCTTCGCGCTGATCAACGCCAAGGACAAGGCACAGGCCGTCGAGTACGCGCGGCAGTACGTCGAGCTGTTCGACGAGGTCGAGGTCGAGGTGCGCCAGGTCGTCGAGTTCGACGAGCTGCCGGGCTGA
- a CDS encoding aminotransferase class I/II-fold pyridoxal phosphate-dependent enzyme, which yields MDTAAKVASASIDLEQGLPDAALLPPLEDAVAAAARAAWRAGSGRDGITPRLLAAVRPTWPYPARDWTVAGSGDDGVALACQALVRAGDVVAVAEPADPLLLRTVRAARARIVPVACDDEGPEPASLAHVLTRRPALFVLQPRASVPTGLTVSARRIAVLARVLADDGTAVLEYDGLGPLAAAAPVSLGTRLPERVLHVRSYCRAYGPELRSCVVAGPAELVERVRRIRSLGTAWSGRVLQDAQAFLIDDPDADALLRQARARYAARREALARALRAEGVGAVPGDGLGLWVPVADETRALMSLAAHGVSVAPGSHCHSRPAAAGHLHVTVGGLPDDAARTFAVAGLIAAAGG from the coding sequence GTGGACACGGCCGCGAAGGTCGCCTCGGCGTCGATCGACCTCGAACAAGGGCTGCCGGACGCGGCGCTGCTGCCGCCGCTGGAGGACGCCGTCGCCGCGGCGGCCCGTGCCGCGTGGCGGGCTGGTTCCGGACGGGACGGGATCACCCCGCGCCTGCTGGCCGCGGTCCGCCCGACATGGCCGTATCCGGCGCGGGACTGGACGGTCGCGGGCAGCGGCGACGACGGCGTCGCCCTGGCCTGCCAGGCACTGGTCCGCGCCGGGGACGTCGTCGCGGTGGCCGAACCCGCGGACCCGTTGCTGCTGCGGACGGTGCGCGCCGCCCGCGCCCGGATCGTCCCCGTGGCGTGCGACGACGAAGGGCCCGAACCCGCGTCGCTCGCCCACGTGCTGACCCGCCGCCCGGCCCTGTTCGTCCTGCAACCGCGTGCTTCGGTGCCCACCGGCCTGACGGTCTCCGCGCGCCGGATCGCCGTGCTCGCCCGGGTTCTCGCCGACGACGGCACGGCCGTGCTGGAGTACGACGGGCTCGGGCCCCTCGCGGCCGCAGCGCCGGTGAGCCTCGGGACCCGCCTTCCCGAGCGCGTGCTGCACGTGCGGTCCTACTGCCGGGCCTACGGGCCGGAGCTGCGCAGCTGCGTCGTGGCCGGGCCCGCGGAACTGGTGGAGCGGGTCCGGCGCATCCGCAGCCTCGGCACGGCGTGGTCCGGCCGGGTGCTCCAGGACGCCCAGGCCTTCCTCATCGACGACCCGGACGCGGACGCGCTGCTGCGCCAGGCCCGGGCCCGCTACGCCGCGCGGCGGGAGGCGCTCGCCCGGGCATTGCGGGCCGAAGGCGTCGGCGCCGTTCCGGGGGACGGGCTCGGGTTGTGGGTGCCGGTCGCCGACGAGACCCGCGCGCTGATGAGCCTGGCCGCGCACGGGGTCTCGGTGGCACCGGGCAGCCACTGCCACTCCAGACCGGCCGCCGCCGGGCATCTGCACGTCACGGTCGGCGGCCTGCCCGACGACGCCGCGCGGACGTTCGCGGTGGCCGGGCTGATCGCCGCCGCCGGAGGGTAG
- a CDS encoding SRPBCC family protein, with protein sequence MYSTRVSRRVRAPRAVVYRALVDADAIARWRVPDGMTSQVHEFEAREGGRFRVSLSYDAPDRAGKTASHTDTYHGHFAKLVPDEQVVEVFEFEADDPALGGEMTMTTTLADAPGGGTEVLIVHDGIPESVPPADNETGTRMALDNLAALVEGGHGG encoded by the coding sequence ATGTATTCGACGCGGGTGAGCAGGCGGGTGCGGGCGCCGCGGGCGGTCGTCTACCGGGCGCTGGTGGACGCGGACGCGATCGCGCGGTGGCGGGTGCCGGACGGCATGACCAGCCAGGTGCACGAGTTCGAGGCGCGCGAAGGAGGGCGGTTCCGGGTGTCGCTGAGCTACGACGCGCCGGACCGCGCAGGCAAGACGGCCTCGCACACCGACACCTACCACGGCCATTTCGCGAAGCTGGTGCCCGACGAGCAGGTGGTCGAGGTGTTCGAGTTCGAGGCGGACGATCCCGCACTCGGCGGCGAGATGACCATGACGACCACGCTCGCCGACGCGCCCGGCGGCGGCACCGAGGTCCTGATCGTGCACGACGGGATCCCCGAGAGCGTGCCCCCGGCCGACAACGAGACGGGCACCCGGATGGCACTGGACAACCTCGCCGCGCTCGTCGAAGGCGGGCACGGGGGCTGA
- a CDS encoding DedA family protein encodes MHTLALNVLDPHSLLATFGPLGVAVVLFAETGLLIGFFLPGDSLLFTAGLLCATSAGTTLHLSLPWVLVAAAVGALLGAQAGYLIGRKAGPALLDRPDRPRLHAATQRAREALENYGVGKAVVLARFIPLVRTVLNPLAGALGVPTKAFTLWQVFGGLVWSLGVTLAGYLLGSQIPSIDTYLLPIIAVIVLLSLIPVARELLRARRQGKGTPRP; translated from the coding sequence GTGCACACTCTCGCTCTCAACGTGCTCGACCCGCACAGCCTGCTGGCCACCTTCGGCCCGCTCGGCGTCGCGGTCGTGCTCTTCGCCGAAACCGGCCTGCTGATCGGGTTCTTCCTGCCCGGCGACTCGCTGTTGTTCACCGCCGGACTGCTGTGCGCCACCAGCGCCGGCACCACCCTGCACCTGTCCCTGCCCTGGGTGCTCGTCGCCGCCGCGGTGGGCGCGCTGCTCGGCGCCCAGGCCGGATACCTCATCGGACGCAAAGCCGGCCCCGCGCTGCTGGACCGCCCCGACCGTCCCCGCCTGCACGCCGCCACGCAGCGGGCCCGCGAGGCGCTGGAGAACTACGGCGTCGGCAAGGCCGTCGTCCTCGCCCGGTTCATCCCGCTGGTGCGCACCGTGCTCAACCCGCTCGCCGGCGCGCTCGGCGTGCCGACGAAGGCGTTCACCCTCTGGCAGGTGTTCGGCGGTCTGGTGTGGTCGCTCGGCGTCACCCTCGCCGGATACCTGCTCGGCAGCCAGATCCCCAGCATCGACACCTACCTGCTGCCGATCATCGCGGTGATCGTGCTGCTGTCGCTCATCCCGGTGGCCCGCGAACTGCTGCGCGCCCGCCGCCAGGGCAAAGGAACCCCCCGACCGTGA
- a CDS encoding Rossmann-fold NAD(P)-binding domain-containing protein, protein MRDSGRGPHWSPVVNVSSGIVANPGGMVGANAYRPGAVDTAMQEWIRSQDEATIPHLRERFHRNHREGLLVTPAASAPAVLVCGTRVACGSAGTSSARAAE, encoded by the coding sequence ATGAGGGATTCGGGAAGAGGACCGCACTGGTCACCGGTCGTCAACGTCTCCAGCGGGATCGTCGCGAACCCGGGCGGCATGGTCGGCGCGAACGCCTACCGCCCGGGCGCGGTGGACACCGCGATGCAGGAGTGGATCCGCTCGCAGGACGAGGCGACCATCCCGCACCTGCGCGAACGCTTCCACCGCAACCACCGCGAGGGCCTGCTGGTCACCCCTGCGGCCTCCGCCCCGGCGGTGCTGGTGTGCGGCACCCGCGTGGCGTGCGGCAGCGCCGGCACGAGCAGCGCGAGGGCGGCGGAGTAG
- a CDS encoding ANTAR domain-containing protein — MDRGQLGPLARELAGLTRALLGAATVAEALAHVSAATERLIPEADLVSVSLQDEDGRLHTPVGDPPSLAEELDRLQTEFGEGPCFDAALPAGPARVSSADLAHEPAWPKFGPAAAAHGFSSVLSTALLPDPEDLGTNRGALNVYSKGRIGPEAPDTAMLLAAHAALALAHTRAVTYAELERTHLRRAIDSRDVIGQAKGILMARRGVSAEEAFDILRRTSQDLNVKLADLARTLATRHAELDLPGE, encoded by the coding sequence ATGGACCGAGGGCAGCTCGGGCCGCTGGCCCGCGAACTCGCCGGGCTGACGCGCGCCCTGCTCGGCGCGGCCACGGTGGCCGAGGCACTCGCGCACGTCTCCGCGGCCACGGAGCGGTTGATCCCGGAAGCGGACCTGGTCAGCGTCAGCCTGCAGGACGAGGACGGGCGGCTGCACACCCCGGTGGGCGACCCCCCTTCGCTCGCCGAGGAGCTGGACCGGCTGCAGACCGAGTTCGGCGAGGGCCCCTGCTTCGACGCCGCGCTGCCGGCCGGTCCGGCCCGGGTGAGCAGCGCCGACCTCGCGCACGAGCCGGCGTGGCCGAAGTTCGGCCCCGCCGCGGCCGCGCACGGGTTCAGCTCGGTGCTGTCCACGGCGCTGCTGCCCGACCCGGAGGATCTCGGCACCAACCGCGGAGCCCTGAACGTCTACTCGAAGGGCCGGATCGGGCCCGAGGCGCCCGACACCGCGATGCTGCTGGCCGCACACGCAGCGCTGGCACTGGCGCACACGCGCGCTGTCACCTACGCCGAACTGGAGCGGACCCACCTGCGCAGGGCGATCGACAGCCGGGACGTGATCGGGCAGGCCAAGGGCATCCTGATGGCGCGGCGCGGGGTGAGCGCGGAGGAGGCCTTCGACATCCTCCGGCGCACCTCGCAGGACCTGAACGTCAAGCTGGCCGATCTCGCCCGGACCCTCGCCACCCGGCACGCCGAGCTCGACCTGCCGGGCGAGTGA
- a CDS encoding SRPBCC family protein produces the protein MRYETSVRIHAPAELVWTVLRDVADWPAWTSTVDELHRLDDGPLAVGNKARLKQPKMNTLVWEVTELEPDRSFVWRTGGPGYGVVAGHYVTPDDDSGSRAVLTLEMTGLLAPLLGLLTGARSRRYVDTEAASLKRRCEQRA, from the coding sequence ATGCGGTACGAGACTTCGGTGCGCATCCACGCCCCCGCCGAACTGGTCTGGACCGTGTTGCGGGACGTCGCGGACTGGCCCGCGTGGACCAGCACGGTGGACGAGCTGCACCGGCTCGACGACGGGCCGCTGGCGGTGGGGAACAAGGCCAGGCTCAAGCAGCCGAAGATGAACACGCTGGTCTGGGAGGTCACCGAGCTCGAGCCGGACCGCTCCTTCGTCTGGCGCACCGGCGGGCCCGGCTACGGCGTCGTCGCCGGCCACTACGTCACCCCGGACGACGACAGCGGCAGCCGGGCCGTGCTCACCCTCGAGATGACCGGGCTGCTCGCTCCCCTGTTGGGACTGCTCACGGGGGCGCGCAGCCGCCGCTACGTCGACACGGAAGCGGCTTCCCTGAAACGACGCTGCGAGCAGCGGGCCTGA
- a CDS encoding serine hydrolase domain-containing protein, with product MTDLHTLLGRYVDDGTLPGAVGLVARGDEVEVAAVGSVGLGETAPMARDSIFRIASITKCVTAAAVLMLVEDGQVALDDPVARWLPELAAPAVVRTPDAPVDDVVPAARPITVADLLTSTAGYGFASDFSLPAVQRLFPVQKDGREPQTFPGPDEWLAELAKVPLAYQPGEGWLYDTCSTLQGVLVGRACGQSFPDFLAERVFAPLGMADSGFVVPESRRPRFTSFYKAKPDGGLVLADAPDGQWSTEPALPLGNGGLAGTADDLLAFGRMLLAGGTAPDGRRVLSAGSVRLMTTDHTRPAHREIGRLFLEGQGWGMGGSVDIAPLDPWNVPGRYGWVGGTGTSAHVVPSTGTVAILLTQVGVDSPVAPGWMRDFWRYSTAS from the coding sequence ATGACCGACCTGCACACCCTGCTCGGCCGTTACGTGGACGACGGCACCCTGCCCGGCGCGGTGGGGCTCGTGGCCCGCGGCGACGAGGTCGAGGTCGCGGCCGTGGGTTCGGTCGGCCTCGGCGAAACCGCCCCGATGGCCCGGGACTCGATCTTCCGCATCGCCTCGATCACCAAGTGCGTCACGGCCGCGGCGGTGCTGATGCTGGTGGAGGACGGCCAGGTCGCCCTCGACGACCCGGTCGCCCGCTGGCTGCCGGAGCTGGCCGCGCCGGCCGTCGTGCGCACTCCCGACGCGCCGGTCGACGACGTGGTCCCGGCGGCCCGCCCGATCACCGTCGCCGACCTGCTCACCTCCACCGCCGGATACGGCTTCGCATCGGACTTCTCGCTCCCCGCCGTCCAGCGGCTCTTCCCGGTGCAGAAGGACGGCCGCGAGCCGCAGACCTTCCCCGGCCCCGACGAATGGCTGGCCGAGCTGGCGAAGGTGCCGCTGGCGTACCAGCCCGGCGAGGGCTGGCTCTACGACACCTGCTCCACGCTGCAGGGGGTCCTGGTCGGGCGGGCGTGCGGACAGTCGTTCCCGGACTTCCTCGCCGAGCGGGTGTTCGCGCCGCTGGGCATGGCCGACTCCGGGTTCGTCGTCCCGGAGTCCCGGCGGCCGCGGTTCACCAGCTTCTACAAGGCGAAGCCCGATGGCGGGCTCGTCCTCGCCGACGCCCCGGACGGGCAGTGGAGCACCGAACCGGCGCTCCCGCTGGGCAACGGCGGGCTCGCCGGGACCGCCGACGACCTGCTCGCGTTCGGCCGGATGCTGCTCGCGGGAGGCACCGCGCCCGATGGGCGCCGGGTGCTCTCGGCCGGGTCCGTGCGCCTCATGACGACCGACCACACCAGGCCCGCCCACCGCGAGATCGGCAGGCTGTTCCTCGAAGGGCAGGGCTGGGGCATGGGCGGCTCCGTCGACATCGCACCGCTGGACCCGTGGAACGTGCCGGGGCGCTACGGCTGGGTCGGCGGTACCGGCACGTCCGCGCACGTCGTCCCGTCGACCGGCACCGTCGCAATCCTGCTCACCCAGGTCGGCGTGGACAGCCCGGTCGCGCCCGGCTGGATGCGGGACTTCTGGCGGTACTCCACCGCTTCCTGA